The following are encoded together in the Bacillus sp. V2I10 genome:
- a CDS encoding BMP family ABC transporter substrate-binding protein, with protein MLKKSILFAICFFFLTGCGQPRQNELEKVGLLVPDTISDQVWGTKGYKGLLKIQSSYGIEVFYKEGMNNQEVVREAVKEFSGKGVNLIFGHGSEYETFFAELNEEFDDIHFVFFNGEAKGDNMTSLNFDSNAMGFFGGMIAGEMTKTNKVGILAAYEWQPEIDGFYEGANYQNPDVQVEIQYVQSWDDVKSALNHTDEMLSEGIDVVYPAGDGYNVPVIERIKEKGLYAIGFVSDQSDLGEATVLTSTIQHVDRLYELVAEKYLNGELESGNLYFDFQDDVIELGKYSPNVDKAFQNKIQEHIEIYRQTDKLPNQF; from the coding sequence ATGCTGAAGAAAAGTATTCTTTTCGCCATATGCTTTTTTTTTCTGACAGGATGCGGACAACCAAGGCAGAATGAACTTGAAAAAGTAGGCTTGCTTGTCCCGGATACAATCAGCGATCAAGTATGGGGCACGAAGGGATACAAAGGATTATTAAAAATACAATCAAGTTACGGTATCGAAGTTTTTTATAAAGAAGGGATGAATAACCAAGAAGTAGTTAGAGAAGCGGTAAAAGAGTTTTCGGGAAAAGGCGTCAATCTCATTTTCGGTCATGGCAGTGAATATGAAACTTTTTTTGCAGAATTGAATGAAGAATTTGATGATATTCATTTTGTCTTTTTCAATGGAGAGGCAAAGGGAGATAATATGACAAGCCTTAATTTTGACTCAAATGCTATGGGCTTTTTCGGGGGGATGATTGCCGGTGAAATGACAAAGACAAATAAAGTCGGTATACTGGCAGCTTATGAATGGCAGCCTGAAATTGATGGTTTTTATGAGGGTGCGAACTATCAGAATCCTGATGTTCAGGTTGAAATCCAGTATGTGCAAAGCTGGGATGATGTAAAAAGCGCCCTTAATCATACAGATGAAATGCTTTCAGAAGGCATAGATGTTGTATATCCTGCAGGCGATGGGTATAATGTACCTGTCATTGAGCGGATTAAAGAGAAAGGTTTGTATGCAATTGGTTTTGTTTCCGACCAGTCAGATCTTGGAGAAGCAACTGTCCTTACAAGCACGATCCAGCATGTAGACCGTTTATATGAGCTTGTTGCTGAAAAATATTTGAATGGTGAGCTTGAAAGCGGAAATTTGTATTTTGATTTTCAGGATGATGTCATTGAACTCGGCAAGTACAGTCCAAATGTGGACAAGGCCTTTCAAAATAAAATCCAAGAGCATATTGAAATATACAGGCAGACAGATAAGCTGCCTAATCAATTTTGA
- a CDS encoding NAD(P)-dependent oxidoreductase → MRKALIAGFGQFVGFALCSRLLEEGIGVDGYMNKYQDDQEQKIAEEKMMLIGRNALFENISSITEAKENDVIFYCIQDPTDQENRHDSNLLKACADLSIKQKIPFILISSAEVFGEMQKEIEKDTVPVPSTENGKAHLKQESEIRSLFGESELFKIVRFPGIYGPWQPQSSFIHQCIISKLTGTKSAAAVNEEKRDILYIDDAVSTLLDIAIAYPFKEPVVHLSSMKEGQWSEIVELFSEKADRNPSYKLSKDIIHPVNNSVSLERGIQIQAEWVKQNLYIYQ, encoded by the coding sequence ATGAGAAAAGCATTAATTGCAGGATTCGGGCAATTTGTAGGTTTTGCTCTATGCAGCCGTCTGCTCGAAGAGGGCATCGGGGTTGATGGGTATATGAATAAGTATCAAGATGATCAAGAACAAAAAATAGCTGAAGAAAAAATGATGCTGATTGGCAGAAACGCGTTGTTTGAAAATATATCCTCAATCACAGAAGCGAAAGAAAATGATGTGATATTTTATTGCATTCAGGATCCAACAGATCAGGAGAATAGACACGATTCGAATTTATTAAAGGCTTGTGCTGATCTTTCAATTAAACAAAAAATCCCATTTATTCTCATTTCATCTGCTGAAGTATTCGGCGAGATGCAAAAGGAGATTGAAAAGGACACAGTTCCCGTTCCTTCAACCGAAAATGGCAAGGCTCATCTGAAGCAGGAGTCAGAAATCAGGTCGCTCTTTGGAGAATCTGAGCTATTTAAGATTGTCAGGTTTCCAGGAATTTATGGACCATGGCAGCCGCAATCAAGCTTTATTCACCAGTGCATCATTTCAAAGTTAACTGGAACAAAATCTGCAGCTGCTGTAAACGAAGAAAAAAGAGATATTCTTTATATCGATGATGCTGTCAGCACTCTATTGGATATTGCAATCGCATATCCTTTTAAGGAACCTGTTGTTCATCTCTCATCCATGAAAGAGGGCCAGTGGAGTGAAATAGTTGAATTATTTTCTGAAAAGGCCGATAGAAACCCTTCTTATAAGTTATCTAAGGATATCATCCACCCAGTTAATAATAGTGTTTCATTAGAAAGAGGGATACAGATACAAGCAGAATGGGTCAAGCAAAACCTGTATATTTACCAATAA
- a CDS encoding YjzD family protein: MRYFWTFFWTFLLMQMMAYVVSSMTGVAYNFVTASILAVVATVLILILGEVVPDRSADGHH, from the coding sequence TTGCGCTATTTTTGGACATTTTTTTGGACGTTTTTATTAATGCAAATGATGGCTTACGTCGTTTCTTCAATGACAGGTGTTGCATATAACTTTGTTACTGCTTCTATTCTTGCTGTTGTTGCAACCGTTCTCATCCTGATCCTCGGGGAAGTTGTGCCGGACCGATCTGCAGATGGACATCATTAA
- a CDS encoding YjzC family protein — MGQQHRFRSGQKAPNNGIYVEVGETGSMVKNPQKIKLQAGDRFPETSNDDRHWTYQRKP, encoded by the coding sequence TTGGGGCAGCAGCATCGCTTTAGATCAGGTCAAAAAGCACCTAATAACGGCATCTACGTAGAAGTTGGAGAAACAGGCTCAATGGTCAAAAATCCGCAAAAAATTAAGCTTCAGGCAGGAGATCGTTTCCCTGAAACGTCAAATGATGACCGTCACTGGACGTATCAAAGAAAACCATAA
- the argF gene encoding ornithine carbamoyltransferase: protein MSSIKLAQTKSSALLGKDCLTLLDYTTEEILHLVEEGIQMKKFPIQSVLSGKILAMIFEKSSTRTRVSFEAGMQQLGGSALFLSSQDLQLGRGESIADTAKVLSGYVDAIMIRTFEHEKVEELALHASIPVINGLTDTFHPCQALADLMTILQLKKSFKGTKVAYVGDGNNVAHSLLIACAKVGMDAVIAHPEGYGPNPHVMEKIAEICKQTGAVITAVTNPKEAVHQADIVYSDVWTSMGQEKENEIRLSAFNAYQINEELMSFAKKDSHFLHCLPAHRGEEVTAEIIDGNQSAVFQQAENRLHVQKALLKALLNG from the coding sequence ATGAGTTCTATAAAATTGGCACAAACGAAATCATCTGCACTATTGGGAAAAGATTGTTTGACCCTGCTTGATTATACGACTGAGGAAATCCTGCATCTGGTTGAAGAAGGCATACAAATGAAGAAATTTCCCATTCAATCGGTTCTGTCCGGAAAAATATTGGCCATGATTTTTGAAAAATCGTCAACTCGGACACGGGTTTCGTTTGAAGCTGGAATGCAGCAGCTAGGAGGCAGCGCGCTCTTTTTAAGCAGTCAGGATCTTCAATTGGGCCGGGGAGAAAGCATAGCTGATACAGCAAAAGTCCTTTCAGGTTATGTAGATGCCATTATGATCCGCACGTTTGAGCATGAAAAAGTAGAGGAGCTTGCCCTGCATGCTTCGATTCCCGTGATTAATGGACTGACAGATACTTTCCATCCATGTCAGGCCCTTGCAGATTTAATGACGATTCTGCAGCTGAAAAAATCGTTTAAAGGAACAAAGGTAGCTTACGTAGGTGATGGAAATAATGTGGCGCACTCCTTATTAATTGCATGTGCGAAGGTTGGAATGGATGCAGTCATCGCTCATCCAGAGGGTTATGGGCCAAATCCGCATGTGATGGAGAAAATAGCTGAGATCTGCAAACAGACAGGTGCTGTGATCACAGCCGTAACGAATCCCAAAGAGGCTGTTCACCAAGCAGATATCGTGTATTCAGATGTATGGACGAGTATGGGGCAGGAAAAAGAAAATGAAATCCGCCTCTCGGCTTTTAACGCCTATCAAATTAACGAAGAGCTAATGAGCTTCGCCAAAAAAGACAGTCATTTTCTTCACTGCCTGCCGGCTCATCGAGGTGAAGAGGTAACAGCGGAAATTATTGACGGAAACCAATCTGCCGTCTTTCAGCAGGCCGAAAACCGTCTGCATGTTCAAAAAGCGTTGCTGAAAGCGCTGCTGAACGGGTAG
- a CDS encoding carbamoyl phosphate synthase large subunit, with protein sequence MPKRHDINSILVIGSGPIIIGQAAEFDYSGTQGCIALKEEGYKVILVNNNPATIMTDHQYADEVYFEPLTVKSLTKIIEKEKPDGLLATLGGQTGLNLAVKLHEARVLQKHNVQVLGTSVQSIQMGEDREKFRKLMYDLKQPVPASEIVTGAEEALAFAKEIGYPIIVRPAYTLGGKGGGIADNEQELIELMKSGLSASPIHQCLVEKSIAGFKEIEYEVMRDAANTCITVCNMENIDPVGIHTGDSIVVAPSQTLTDHEYQMLRSASLTIISALNVVGGCNIQFALDPVSKQYYVIEVNPRVSRSSALASKATGYPIAKLAAKLAVGYTLSELKNPLTQSTFASFEPALDYVVVKFPRWPFDKFKDADRTLGTKMKATGEVMAIERNLEAAIQKAVSSLELGNIGIYFEEISLLSDLHLLNIIKKATDQRFFAIIELLRRGESLNVIHKETGIDYYFLNSFLSLVTLEKQLKSETLHQLTKDLLSYAKEKGCSDEYLAHCLNEDESAVRTLRKSQGITAKFKLVDTCAAEFEARTNYYYSTYFGECELEKTANPRKKVLVLGSGPIRIGQGVEFDYSAVQGIQALQKLGYEAIMINNNPETVSTDFETGDRLYFEPLTVEHVLNVIEAEQIDATIVQFGGQTAINLAAGLEESGAVLLGTDSETLDILEEREKFYHLLDELEIAHLPGTTAHNAEEAIMEAEIIGYPVLIRPSYVIGGKGMIVLENKELLKKQVEKAGNQSFPILIDRYVIGQEAEIDLVADGESILIPAVMEHIEPAGVHSGDSMAIIPSKNISDKLKQDMHLSAKKIVKQLGFKGIMNIQFLIQNEKLYVLEVNPRASRTAPIVSKVMDVPMIELAAGMLNGEKLTHVYIEEERPYTAVKYPVFSSHALQNVDLKLSPEMRSTGEGLCLAPTLKEALGKVFDEDRDKSGISIFMDEIDYTLLQKAEAAGLKTETESFEKWADTAENGVFVSLKNEESREKRLLAAEKGIKVFSDASSFMAYLKAAPDYEVYSIRELTRTGVNMK encoded by the coding sequence ATGCCTAAACGTCATGATATAAATAGCATCTTAGTAATCGGCTCTGGCCCAATTATCATTGGCCAGGCTGCAGAGTTTGATTATTCCGGGACCCAGGGCTGCATTGCCTTGAAAGAAGAAGGCTACAAGGTCATTCTTGTGAACAACAATCCGGCAACAATTATGACGGATCATCAATACGCGGATGAGGTCTACTTTGAACCATTAACGGTAAAGAGTCTCACGAAAATTATTGAAAAAGAAAAACCGGATGGCCTGCTTGCAACTCTTGGAGGTCAAACGGGACTCAATTTGGCTGTAAAGCTCCATGAAGCCCGTGTCCTGCAAAAACATAACGTGCAAGTTCTGGGTACATCCGTCCAGTCGATCCAAATGGGAGAAGACAGAGAAAAATTCAGAAAACTGATGTATGATCTGAAACAGCCTGTACCTGCGAGCGAAATTGTAACTGGTGCAGAAGAAGCATTGGCCTTTGCAAAGGAAATTGGCTACCCGATTATCGTCCGCCCGGCATACACACTTGGTGGTAAGGGAGGCGGAATTGCGGATAACGAGCAGGAATTGATTGAATTGATGAAAAGCGGGTTAAGTGCAAGTCCGATTCATCAATGTCTAGTTGAAAAAAGCATCGCAGGATTTAAAGAGATTGAATATGAAGTCATGAGGGATGCAGCCAATACGTGTATAACTGTATGCAATATGGAAAATATCGATCCTGTCGGGATTCACACAGGGGATTCAATTGTAGTCGCTCCTTCACAAACTTTGACTGATCATGAATATCAAATGCTCCGGAGTGCTTCGTTAACCATCATTTCAGCTTTGAATGTAGTTGGGGGCTGCAACATACAATTTGCCCTTGATCCGGTAAGCAAGCAATATTACGTCATAGAGGTAAATCCGCGTGTCAGCCGTTCATCAGCTCTTGCCTCAAAAGCGACTGGCTATCCGATCGCAAAACTTGCGGCAAAACTTGCTGTTGGCTATACATTAAGCGAGCTTAAAAATCCATTGACACAGTCTACATTTGCAAGCTTTGAGCCTGCTCTTGATTATGTGGTCGTGAAATTCCCAAGATGGCCTTTTGATAAATTTAAAGACGCCGACCGCACTCTTGGTACAAAGATGAAAGCAACCGGTGAAGTGATGGCGATTGAGAGAAATCTCGAAGCGGCTATTCAAAAAGCAGTATCATCACTTGAACTCGGAAATATCGGAATATACTTTGAAGAGATATCACTGCTGTCGGATCTTCATCTTCTAAACATCATTAAAAAGGCAACAGATCAGCGTTTCTTTGCCATTATAGAGCTGTTAAGAAGAGGTGAAAGCTTAAACGTCATTCATAAGGAAACAGGAATTGATTATTATTTTCTAAACAGCTTTCTCTCACTTGTCACATTGGAAAAACAGCTTAAATCAGAAACATTGCATCAGTTAACAAAAGACCTCCTTTCATATGCAAAGGAAAAAGGCTGTTCAGATGAGTACCTCGCACATTGTTTAAATGAAGATGAATCTGCTGTAAGAACTCTGAGAAAATCACAAGGCATCACAGCTAAATTTAAGCTGGTTGATACATGTGCAGCGGAATTTGAAGCAAGAACTAATTATTATTATTCAACATATTTCGGAGAATGCGAGCTTGAAAAAACGGCAAACCCAAGAAAAAAAGTACTGGTCCTTGGATCAGGTCCTATCCGCATCGGACAGGGAGTTGAGTTCGATTACAGCGCTGTGCAAGGAATCCAAGCCTTGCAGAAGCTTGGTTATGAAGCGATTATGATCAACAATAATCCTGAAACAGTCAGCACAGATTTTGAAACTGGAGACCGTCTGTACTTTGAGCCGCTGACAGTCGAACACGTACTGAATGTGATTGAAGCTGAACAGATAGACGCAACGATCGTGCAATTTGGAGGACAAACCGCCATCAATCTTGCAGCTGGACTTGAGGAAAGCGGCGCAGTCCTTCTCGGAACAGATTCAGAAACACTTGATATTCTTGAAGAACGGGAGAAATTTTATCACCTATTAGATGAATTAGAGATTGCTCATCTGCCAGGGACAACTGCCCATAACGCAGAAGAAGCCATCATGGAAGCAGAAATAATCGGCTATCCTGTGTTAATCAGACCTTCTTACGTCATCGGGGGGAAAGGCATGATTGTGCTTGAGAATAAAGAGCTGCTTAAGAAGCAGGTTGAAAAAGCCGGCAATCAATCTTTTCCCATCTTAATTGACCGCTATGTCATAGGCCAGGAAGCAGAAATTGATCTCGTTGCAGACGGGGAAAGCATCCTTATTCCAGCAGTTATGGAGCATATTGAACCAGCTGGTGTGCATTCAGGAGACAGTATGGCGATTATCCCTTCCAAGAATATAAGTGATAAGCTGAAGCAAGACATGCATCTATCAGCTAAGAAAATTGTGAAGCAGCTTGGCTTTAAAGGAATCATGAATATCCAGTTCCTGATTCAAAACGAAAAGCTGTATGTCCTGGAAGTCAATCCAAGAGCAAGCCGGACAGCACCGATTGTCAGCAAGGTGATGGATGTCCCTATGATTGAACTTGCAGCAGGGATGCTGAATGGCGAAAAGCTGACACATGTTTATATAGAAGAAGAAAGACCTTATACGGCTGTTAAATATCCTGTTTTTTCCAGTCACGCCCTGCAAAATGTAGATCTTAAGCTAAGTCCTGAAATGAGATCAACGGGAGAAGGCTTGTGCCTTGCACCTACATTGAAGGAAGCGCTCGGAAAAGTGTTTGATGAAGATCGTGATAAGAGCGGCATCAGTATTTTTATGGATGAAATCGATTATACCCTGCTTCAAAAAGCAGAAGCCGCTGGATTGAAAACAGAAACTGAATCCTTTGAAAAATGGGCTGACACTGCTGAAAACGGCGTGTTTGTCAGTCTGAAAAATGAAGAATCCAGAGAAAAACGCCTGCTTGCAGCTGAAAAAGGAATAAAGGTGTTTTCAGATGCTTCATCCTTTATGGCTTACTTGAAAGCGGCACCTGACTATGAGGTTTATTCAATCAGAGAATTAACAAGAACGGGAGTGAACATGAAATGA
- a CDS encoding carbamoyl phosphate synthase small subunit: protein MSGYLLLEDGTSYKGNLNGGDSEGEIVFYTGMTGYQEVLTDPSYQNQIIVFTYPLIGNYGINAVDFESERPQVKGAVFYECCEHFSHYEAAYSVKEYLSKWKVPYISHVDTRSIVKQIRKNGTMKAQLSADCSKIIQSQPLPKKLPEIEQGITTLGEGSIHVALLDFGFKKSILQSFLKRNCKVTIIPYTELKELEHIQPDAVVLSNGPGDPKELEAYLPAINKIAGSYPTLGICLGHQLIALAYGGDTMKLPFGHRGANHPVMDRKKGKVFMTSQNHSYVVTSNHHKEFGVRFVNVNDQSVEGMFHQTLPILSVQFHPEAHPGPAESEYIFDEFLEMVLNTRREMVYA, encoded by the coding sequence ATGAGCGGTTACCTGCTTCTAGAGGATGGCACAAGCTACAAAGGAAATCTGAACGGTGGCGACAGTGAGGGCGAGATCGTATTTTACACAGGCATGACAGGCTATCAAGAGGTGCTGACAGACCCCTCCTATCAAAATCAAATCATCGTATTTACTTATCCTTTGATCGGCAATTACGGCATAAATGCAGTTGACTTTGAAAGTGAGAGACCGCAAGTAAAAGGTGCCGTTTTTTACGAATGCTGTGAACATTTCTCTCATTATGAGGCCGCTTATAGTGTCAAAGAATACTTAAGCAAATGGAAGGTTCCATATATCAGTCATGTTGATACTAGATCCATCGTCAAACAGATCCGCAAAAACGGGACGATGAAAGCACAGCTCTCGGCAGATTGTTCAAAAATAATACAGAGTCAGCCGTTACCAAAGAAATTGCCTGAAATCGAACAGGGAATCACTACTCTTGGAGAAGGATCCATCCACGTTGCATTACTTGATTTCGGATTCAAAAAATCAATTCTGCAATCTTTTCTGAAGAGAAACTGCAAAGTAACGATTATTCCTTATACAGAGCTGAAGGAACTGGAACATATTCAGCCTGATGCAGTTGTTCTTTCAAATGGGCCTGGAGATCCGAAAGAACTTGAAGCCTATTTGCCTGCAATTAATAAGATTGCCGGCAGCTATCCAACACTCGGCATTTGTCTTGGGCATCAGCTCATTGCTCTAGCTTATGGAGGAGACACGATGAAGCTGCCGTTTGGGCATAGAGGAGCAAATCACCCTGTCATGGACCGGAAAAAAGGAAAAGTCTTTATGACATCTCAAAATCACAGCTATGTGGTAACGTCGAATCATCATAAAGAGTTCGGAGTCAGGTTTGTGAATGTGAATGATCAGTCGGTTGAGGGCATGTTTCATCAGACACTTCCGATTCTATCTGTTCAATTTCATCCAGAAGCACATCCCGGACCTGCCGAAAGTGAATATATCTTTGATGAATTTCTGGAAATGGTTCTAAACACAAGGAGAGAAATGGTATATGCCTAA
- a CDS encoding acetylornithine transaminase, translating into MSFVFPTYARWDLEIKEANGSVATDQNGKTYLDFISGIGVCNLGHGDKDVKQAVQDQLDKVWHVSNLFQHSLQEEVAEILTANSCGDAVFFCNSGAEANEAAIKLARKHTGKSKIVTFKQSFHGRTFATMSATGQAKIHDGYGPLLPEFEYLPFNDTESLQQLDGDGYAAIMLEVIQGEGGVVPAEASFIEEVKHTCERLSALLIIDEVQTGIGRTGLPFAYQHYQAEPDIITAAKGLGSGFPVGAMIGKKELIASFQPGSHGTTFGGNPLAMAAAKATLTKIFQPPFLDEVVKKSEKMSGLLKDALLHTPSVTEIRGKGLMIGIQLNQESAPIISELRSNGLLALPAGPDVIRLLPPLTVTADEIDEAIDIIGKTIKHTALTVNQ; encoded by the coding sequence ATGAGTTTTGTATTTCCGACATATGCGCGCTGGGATTTGGAAATAAAGGAAGCGAACGGCTCAGTCGCCACCGATCAAAATGGCAAAACCTATCTTGATTTTATCTCTGGAATTGGTGTTTGTAATTTAGGCCATGGAGACAAAGACGTGAAGCAGGCTGTTCAAGATCAGCTTGATAAAGTCTGGCACGTTTCGAACCTTTTTCAGCATTCATTGCAAGAGGAAGTTGCGGAAATCCTTACAGCGAACAGCTGCGGAGATGCCGTATTTTTTTGCAACAGCGGGGCTGAAGCGAATGAAGCTGCAATAAAGCTTGCCAGAAAGCACACAGGCAAATCAAAAATTGTTACCTTTAAACAATCGTTTCATGGAAGAACATTTGCAACAATGTCTGCAACAGGACAGGCCAAAATTCATGATGGCTATGGACCATTATTGCCGGAATTTGAATACCTGCCTTTTAATGATACAGAATCTCTTCAGCAATTAGATGGAGATGGCTATGCTGCTATTATGCTTGAAGTTATTCAGGGAGAGGGCGGAGTCGTACCGGCAGAAGCTTCTTTTATAGAAGAAGTAAAGCATACATGCGAACGTCTTTCCGCCCTGCTGATTATTGACGAAGTGCAGACAGGTATTGGACGGACAGGTCTGCCGTTTGCTTATCAGCATTATCAGGCAGAACCTGATATTATTACAGCAGCCAAAGGACTTGGCAGCGGATTTCCTGTTGGAGCCATGATCGGGAAAAAAGAACTGATTGCATCCTTTCAGCCTGGCTCACATGGGACGACGTTTGGGGGAAATCCACTGGCTATGGCTGCAGCTAAAGCAACGCTCACAAAAATTTTTCAGCCCCCATTCTTGGATGAAGTCGTGAAAAAATCGGAGAAAATGTCAGGTTTGCTTAAAGATGCATTGCTTCATACTCCTTCTGTAACTGAGATTAGAGGAAAAGGCCTAATGATTGGTATTCAATTAAATCAGGAATCGGCTCCTATTATTTCTGAATTGCGAAGCAATGGTTTATTAGCACTCCCGGCAGGTCCAGATGTAATCCGTCTCCTTCCTCCGCTTACTGTAACAGCTGATGAGATAGATGAAGCGATTGATATCATCGGAAAAACGATCAAACACACAGCACTGACAGTAAACCAATAA
- the argB gene encoding acetylglutamate kinase: MSKVVVLKCGGSIVDELSEAFFGSLHELKKQGYKVVIVHGGGPAINSVLKSMNVKTQFINGQRKTTKQVLDIAEMVLAGQINKQIVRALEQNNLMSAGIAGSDGGMLTAEFLNETELGYVGKISNVQTHLIKTLIEGDYVPVIAPIARTKNHQTLNVNADTAAAAIASALGAKKLLFVTDVPGILKEKQVINHTTPDEIEEMIGAGIINGGMIPKVQAAMKSLSHSLKEVMIVSGQSMFVAEQSILGTKITLKKEAALK; the protein is encoded by the coding sequence ATGAGCAAAGTTGTCGTGTTGAAGTGTGGAGGAAGTATTGTTGATGAACTGTCAGAGGCATTTTTTGGAAGCCTGCACGAGCTGAAAAAACAAGGCTATAAAGTAGTCATTGTCCACGGCGGCGGACCTGCAATCAACAGCGTTCTAAAAAGCATGAACGTTAAGACTCAATTCATTAACGGGCAGAGAAAAACAACAAAGCAGGTTCTTGATATCGCGGAAATGGTGCTTGCAGGCCAAATCAATAAGCAGATTGTGAGAGCTTTGGAACAAAATAATCTTATGTCAGCAGGAATTGCAGGGTCTGATGGCGGAATGCTGACAGCAGAGTTTTTGAATGAAACAGAGCTTGGGTACGTCGGGAAAATTTCAAACGTCCAAACTCATCTGATCAAAACGCTGATTGAAGGCGACTATGTACCTGTCATCGCCCCGATTGCAAGAACAAAAAATCATCAAACTCTTAATGTCAACGCTGATACAGCAGCTGCAGCTATAGCAAGTGCACTTGGTGCCAAAAAACTGCTGTTTGTTACAGATGTGCCAGGTATTTTGAAGGAAAAACAAGTAATTAACCATACAACTCCAGATGAAATCGAAGAAATGATAGGTGCTGGCATTATTAACGGCGGGATGATTCCTAAAGTTCAGGCTGCGATGAAGTCATTATCTCATTCTTTAAAAGAAGTGATGATTGTCAGCGGTCAATCAATGTTTGTTGCAGAACAATCCATCTTGGGAACAAAAATTACCTTAAAAAAGGAGGCTGCATTAAAATGA